DNA from Variovorax sp. V213:
ACGAACCTCGCATTGTTGCCAAGCGCCCCAACTTGTATATACAGGATAACCCGGAAGTACCTTTTCCGGTGCATTCCTCGGGAAAATGCACCAGATTGCTGTCTATACAGGAAGGGTGGCGGGACGGGCTTCACCTTTGCAAACCTCATGCCACAGTCATGTCGATGCCGCTGGGGGACAATCGACGCTTCCCCCTCTTCTTGCCCATCCCGCCCTTCGCACCGCTGCCTGTGTCCTCGCTCGCTCCCCTCCCCCTCGACGCCCCCGGCAGCAGCAGCGCCCCCGCCGACATCCTTCACGAAGTCTTCGGCTACTCGCAGTTCCGCGGGCCGCAGCAGGACATCGTCGACCACGTGGTGGGCGGCGGCGACGCGCTGGTGCTGATGCCCACCGGCGGCGGCAAGTCGCTGTGCTACCAGATCCCGGCCATTGCGCGGCAGCGCGCGGGGCGCGGCGTCTCGGTGGTGGTGTCGCCGCTGATCGCGCTGATGCACGACCAGGTCGGCGCGCTGCACGAGGCCGGCGTGAACGCGGCCTTTCTCAATTCCACGCTCGATTGGGAAGAGACGCAGGACGTGGAACGCCGGATGCTGCGCGGCGAGATCACGCTGCTGTACGCGGCGCCCGAGCGCGTGAACACGCCGCGCTTTCTGTCGCAGCTCGATTCGCTGAAGGAGCGCGGCAAGCTCTCGCTGTTCGCGATCGACGAGGCGCATTGCGTGAGCCAGTGGGGCCACGACTTCCGTCCCGAGTACCGCGCACTCACGGTGCTGCACGAGCGCTATCCGGGCGTGCCGCGCATTGCGCTCACGGCCACCGCCGACGCGCTCACGCGCGCCGACATCGTCGAGCGGCTGCAGCTCGAGGAGGCGCGCCAGTTCGTCTCCAGCTTCGACCGGCCGAACATCCGCTACACCATCGTCGAGAAGAAAGACGCGACCACGCAGCTGCTGCGCTTCATCGAGCGCGAGCACGAAGGCGACGCGGGCGTGGTCTATTGCCAGTCGCGCAAGCGCGTGGAAGACGTGGCGGTGATGCTGCAGGGTGCGGGCATCAATGCGCTGCCCTACCACGCCGGCCTGGATGCGGCGGTGCGCCAGAGGCACCAGGACCGCTTCCTGCGCGAGGAAGGCATCGTGATGGTGGCGACCATCGCCTTCGGCATGGGCATCGACAAGCCCGACGTGCGTTTTGTCGGCCACCTCGACATGCCCAAGAACATCGAGGGCTACTACCAGGAAACCGGCCGCGCGGGCCGCGATGGCGCCCCGGCCGACGCCTGGATGACCTACGGCCTGCAGGACGTAGTGAACCAGCGCCGCATGATCGACGAGAGCCCTGCCGGCGAAGAGTTCAAGCAGGTGATGCGCGGCAAGCTCGACGCGCTGCTGTCGCTGGCCGAGGCGAGCGACTGCCGGCGCGTGCGCCTCCTGGGCTACTTCGGCGAGAAGAGCACGCCCTGCGGCAACTGCGACAACTGCCTGAACCCGCCGCAGGTGTGGGATGGGACCGACGCCGCGCGCAAGCTGCTCTCCACCATCTACCGCGTGCAGCAACTGAGCGGCATCAGCTTTGGCGCGGGCCACATCATGGACATCCTGCGCGGCAAGGAAACCGAGAAGGTGAAGCAGTTCGGGCACGAACGCATCAGCACCTTCGGGCTGGGCGCCGAGTTCAGCGAGGTGCAGCTGCGCGGCGTGCTGCGTCAGCTCATCGCCACGGGCGCGCTGGCCGTCGATGCGGAAGCCTTCAACACGCTGAAGCTCACCGAGGGATCGCGTGCGGTGCTCAAGGGCGAATCGAACGTGACGCTGCGCGAATCGGTCTCGTCGCCGGCGGAGCGCAAGCCCCGCCGCGAGAAGGTCGCCAAAGGCGCGCCGTCGCCGGCCGCTGCCAAGCTCGACGACACCGGCAAGAAGCGCTTCGAGGCGCTCAAGGCGTGGCGCGCGGAGGTGGCACGCGAGCACAACCTGCCGGCCTACGTGATCTTCCACGATGCCACGCTGGCGGCCATTGCCGAGCGCGCACCCGCGACGCTCGAAGACCTGCAGGGCATCAGCGGCATCGGCACCAAGAAGCTCGAGGCCTACGGCACCGAGGTGCTGCGGGTTTGCAGCGCCTTCTAGCTTTGCGACGCGCGCCGGCGGTCAGCCGGCCGGCAGCGTGATCGGCACCGGCCGCGTGAGCAGGTCGACGTAGAGCTCGAAGAAACGCGCGTTGTCGAACTTCTTCACCACCGTCATCTTCTGCAGCGCCGGGCCTGCGGGCTGCGAGCCGTAGCCGACGGAGCGGCCGTTGTCGGCGGCGCCGGGCTTGGCGACCACGTCGACATAGCGCTCCACCGTTTGCGTGGCATAGCTCGGATCGATGAGGTAGGCGAGCGTG
Protein-coding regions in this window:
- the recQ gene encoding DNA helicase RecQ, whose product is MSSLAPLPLDAPGSSSAPADILHEVFGYSQFRGPQQDIVDHVVGGGDALVLMPTGGGKSLCYQIPAIARQRAGRGVSVVVSPLIALMHDQVGALHEAGVNAAFLNSTLDWEETQDVERRMLRGEITLLYAAPERVNTPRFLSQLDSLKERGKLSLFAIDEAHCVSQWGHDFRPEYRALTVLHERYPGVPRIALTATADALTRADIVERLQLEEARQFVSSFDRPNIRYTIVEKKDATTQLLRFIEREHEGDAGVVYCQSRKRVEDVAVMLQGAGINALPYHAGLDAAVRQRHQDRFLREEGIVMVATIAFGMGIDKPDVRFVGHLDMPKNIEGYYQETGRAGRDGAPADAWMTYGLQDVVNQRRMIDESPAGEEFKQVMRGKLDALLSLAEASDCRRVRLLGYFGEKSTPCGNCDNCLNPPQVWDGTDAARKLLSTIYRVQQLSGISFGAGHIMDILRGKETEKVKQFGHERISTFGLGAEFSEVQLRGVLRQLIATGALAVDAEAFNTLKLTEGSRAVLKGESNVTLRESVSSPAERKPRREKVAKGAPSPAAAKLDDTGKKRFEALKAWRAEVAREHNLPAYVIFHDATLAAIAERAPATLEDLQGISGIGTKKLEAYGTEVLRVCSAF